A region from the Lolium perenne isolate Kyuss_39 chromosome 4, Kyuss_2.0, whole genome shotgun sequence genome encodes:
- the LOC139839316 gene encoding uncharacterized protein, translating into MDLDLKILDWNPRGLNNPARRTAIRGVVERSACDIICLQETKLSDASDAIRAESVGNRCHSAFASPADGTRGGLLVAWDPDRYNAQLISSVRHSITATFVNRAGGPAWTLTNVYGPSDADVAKETFLHDLEELRHSVIGPWLIVGDFNVILSAPDKNNDRLNRHLMANFRAMLNITEIKDIKLVGRRFTWSNEQNPPTLVRLDRAICNVDWDASFPNAQLTAISSSISDHCPLVLSHAGKIKCYSGFHFEAFWPHVEGYAQTVAKAWANGRRRKNFIHSLSRDGGTDAISQEEKRQVVDAHFHAILGTAPLPSVTFNWESLGLPSLDLSALDADFSLAEIHNAVKSMPSDKEPGPDGFISNFFKASWDLVGPDILVAFQQIAEGNFAGLHQLNVSHMVLLPKCDDASSMKNYRPISIMHSFAKLFMKVLATRLASRIDELVGIEQSAFIKGRCIQDNFIYVRLFFDGCTAPRRHRFL; encoded by the exons ATGGATCTTGACCTTAAAATCCTTGATTGGAACCCGCGCGGACTCAACAATCCTGCGCGGAGGACGGCGATACGGGGGGTCGTTGAGCGCTCCGCTTGCGACATCATCTGCCTCCAAGAAACGAAACTGTCTGACGCTTCCGATGCCATCCGGGCAGAGTCGGTGGGCAACCGCTGCCACTCGGCTTTCGCCTCTCCGGCCGATGGGACCAGAGGGGGACTGTTGGTCGCCTGGGACCCGGATAGATATAATGCCCAGCTTATCAGCTCGGTGCGCCACTCCATCACCGCCACCTTCGTCAACAGAGCCGGTGGTCCGGCTTGGACTCTCACCAATGTCTACGGACCTTCCGACGCCGATGTGGCTAAGGAAACCTTCCTCCATGATCTTGAAGAGTTGAGGCACTCTGTCATTGGCCCTTGGCTAATTGTCGGCGACTTCAATGTCATCCTCTCCGCACCGGACAAAAACAATGATCGTCTCAATAGGCATCTCATGGCCAACTTCCGGGCCATGCTCAACATCACGGAGATCAAGGACATCAAGCTGGTGGGCCGACGGTTCACTTGGAGCAATGAGCAGAACCCGCCCACCCTTGTCCGTCTTGATCGGGCCATCTGCAATGTGGATTGGGACGCCTCCTTCCCCAATGCCCAGCTAACGGCTATTTCCTCCTCGATCTCGGACCACTGCCCTCTGGTGTTGTCCCACGCAGGCAAGATTAAGTGCTACAGCGGTTTCCATTTCGAGGCGTTCTGGCCGCATGTCGAGGGTTACGCGCAGACCGTGGCTAAAGCTTGG GCCAATGGCAGAAGACGCAAGAACTTCATCCACTCCCTTAGTCGCGACGGAGGCACGGATGCCATCTCTCAGGAGGAGAAGAGGCAGGTGGTGGACGCGCACTTCCATGCCATCTTGGGCACGGCCCCATTGCCATCGGTTACCTTCAACTGGGAATCTCTCGGGTTGCCTAGCCTCGACCTCTCCGCGCTAGACGCTGACTTCTCCCTTGCCGAGATCCACAACGCAGTAAAGTCCATGCCGTCGGACAAGGAGCCCGGCCCCGATGGCTTCATCTCCAACTTCTTCAAAGCCTCGTGGGACTTGGTAGGGCCGGACATCCTCGTGGCTTTTCAGCAGATTGCGGAGGGCAATTTTGCTGGGCTGCACCAGCTCAATGTCTCTCACATGGTTCTACTGCCTAAGTGTGATGACGCCTCCTCCATGAAGAACTACCGCCCCATCAGCATCATGCACAGTTTCGCTAAGCTGTTCATGAAGGTCCTCGCCACCAGGCTGGCCTCCAGGATCGATGAGCTCGTGGGCATTGAGCAGAGCGCCTTCATTAAAGGTCGGTGCATCCAGGATAACTTCATCTACGTTCGgctcttcttcgacggctgcaccGCTCCAAGACGCCATCGCTTCTTATGA